From Solibacillus sp. FSL W7-1464:
GACGGAATGAGAAGTCTTTTAGATCAAAGTCTTTATATACTTCTAAAATCAGTTCCACTACTTTTTTGAACTCGGCTTTAATTTGGTCCGGACGTACGAAAATGTGCGCGTCATTTAATGTCATCCCGCGTACACGTTGCAGACCAGATACCGCACCACTCATTTCATAACGGTGCATTGTGCCTAGCTCCGCGATACGAATTGGTAGGTGGCGGTAAGAGTGCAGACCATTTTTGAATACCATCATATGGTGAGGACAGTTCATTGGACGTAAAACAAGTGTTTCATTGTCCATTTCCATTGGAGGGAACATGCCGTCTTGATAGTGCTCCCAGTGTCCTGATGTTTCATATAATTTTTTCGAGCCAAGTACTGGTGTATATACATGTTTGTAGCCTAAAGATAATTCTTTGTCTACGATATAGCGTTCAATTGTACGGCGGATTGTTGCACCGTTTGGTAACCAAAGCGGTAAACCTTGACCAACTGTTTGGCTAGTCATGAATAAATCCAATTCTTTACCGATTTTACGGTGATCACGTTCTTTTGCTTCTTCAAGCATTTGAAGATGGTGTTTCAACTCGTCTTTTGTGAAGAATGCAGTACCGTAAATACGTTGCAGCATTTTGTTGTCTGAATTACCGCGCCAGTAAGCACCCGCTAATGATAATAGTTTGAACTCTTTTAATTTGCCTGTAGATGGTACGTGTACACCACGGCATAGGTCAAAGAAATCACCTTGGTAGTAGATTGATACTTGATCATCTGCCGGAATTGCTTCAAGTAGTTCCAATTTATACTCGTCGCCAACTTCCTCGTAAATTTTCTGTGCTTCATCACGAGAAACGTTTTTGCGCTCGATTTCGATGTTTTCAGAAATGATTTTTTTCATTTCTTTTTCGATTGCCGGTAAGTCTTCTGCAGTAATCGGTGTTGGTGAATCGATGTCATAGTAGAAGCCTGAATCGATGACTGGACCAATACCTAATTTTGCGTCCGGGTATAGACGTTTTACTGCCTGTGCTGTTAAGTGGGCAGTTGAGTGACGAAGGATTTCTAGGGCTTCGTCTGATTTGTTTGTAATGATTTCGATCGCACCATCTTGTTCGATTCCTGTTTTTGCATCGATTAGTGTGCCGTTGATTTTACCTGCTAATGTTGATTTTTTAAGTCCTGGGCTGATTGAGCCTGCAACGTCCAATGTAGATGTTCCCTTGGCGAATTCCTTTACTGCGCCATCCGGGAATGTTAATTTGATCATTTCTGACATGTTGTTGTCCTCCTTAATATTATTGTGGCAAAATATCCATTTACTTATCCGTTAGTCTCCGTTACGGGCGAATGCTTTCCGCGGGCACGGCCTGAGCCTGTAGTCTCAGGCGTCGTGCTGTTCCCGCAGGAAACGCAGTTTGTAGCGAAAGGCGATAACCGTCAGCTACACTCCTCGCCCTTCACTCCGACTAACTATATTTTTACGTATCATCAATAAAATACTCATTTCAAAATGATAAGCAAAATAGGCAAAATAAAAAGCACCGTCCCAACAAAGGGACGATGCTGTATGCTCGTGGTGCCACCCTTCTTCCTTCTTCGTTAAAACGAATCAGAAGCTCTCGGTCAGTTAACGTACTGAGAAACGATGACGGATTGGCCCCGTCACTGCTCGAAGGTAGTAAAGTATAACGCTTATGCTAGGAAGCTTGCAGCCATGTCTTCCCTCTCTAAAAGCCAGTTCGTTAAACTTGTTGTCCTTTTCAATGCATTTATTGTTTATTTACGTACAAAGTATACGCTCGATTTTGCAGAAATGCAATATTGAAAATTAAAACTCTCAAAATTTTATTTTCTGCGGTTTGTTCCCGTAATTTCAAGCGGTGTCGTTAATGCTTGTACTCGCTGTAAAATACGGCCCGATTTCATTTCATCAATTGCCCCATGTTCAGTTACGGACCATTGTTCTTCCAGCTGTTTGTAATTGAAGTTTGAAGAGATGAATGTCGGCAATTTTTCCGCCATACGGTAATGCAGGATCGAGCCGATAATTTCATCTCTTGTCCATGTAGAAATCGGCTCAGAACCTACGTCATCGAGCATTAATACCGGTACCTTTTTTACAAAGTCGATTTTCTGTTCAATCGATCCTTCTGTTACCGACGACTTCAACTCACGGATGAATTCCGGCATATATACTAATAAAGTTTGAATACGTTCTTTCGACAAAGCATTTGCGATGGCGCCTAAAATATAGGTTTTCCCAACACCAAATGTGCCGTATAAATACAGCCCTTTTGCAGGAAGCTCTTTCGTCTCACGGTATTGCTTTCTGAATTCAACCATAAACTGTGTCGCAGCCATGCGGGAGTTATCGTTCATATCCATTTCATTGAAGTCTGCGTTCAGGACATCTTTCGGCATATACATCGTCTTCATCATTGAAGCTAATTCACGCTGATCATCTTCTTTAATCATTTGTTCGCACTTGCGGTAAATAATATTAATCTGACCATTAGAAAGCATTAATTGCGGAACATGGCCTTTATAGAAATTTTGACACTGTGATGTAGAACCGGCTCCGCAGCAAGTGTGCTTTTGCTCTACAAATTCGAAAAGAGTCGTCATTCCATATTGGATAACAGCCGAGTTTTCCGTCATATTATGGTCATTCATAAACTGCTTTACACTTGGATGTGAAAGGACCCGGTTTTTTAGTTCATTATATTTTTGCTCAAATGATGGGATATTTATTTTATTGAGCGAATCTTTTATTGGTTCGATCGTACTCACCTGCTTTTTAGTCACTATTTAATTGCTCTAATAATTTTTTGCGCTGCTCTTCAAAATCAATCTGGTTTTGAGTATCGCTGGAATTAGCTTGCTGTACAGGTTCCTGATCTTTTTCTTTAAACCAATCCGGAACAACGCCAACTTTTCTTGCCCCGCGCTGTTTGTTTTTCTTATCTTGCATTTCAGTATAAATCTTCGCTTGATTAATCGTCTGAATTTTATTGTTTCGCCATGTATTTGCGACACTGTTAATATATTTTTCAGGCAATGCACCTTCTGTTTTTTCCATTACATACTCTAACATGTAATTTACGACAGCCGGGATCATTTTGTAATGCAAGATTAATTTTTCCGCTGTTGCGACAACATACGCAAACGGCTCATGACCTTCGTTCAACTCTTTTGTAAAAACATATGGTGTCGCTTTTTCATAGCGGGCCAATTCTGGTGTGAACACATAATCCTGAGGATAATATTTCGGTAAATCCTGCTCGGTAATTTTTACGTCCACTTTATTTTCTTTATAATTCGATTCAATGTAAGCAAGTGCATCTTTAGCCAACAGGATATTTTTCAGCTGCATATTCAGTGCAAGCGTCTGAATTTGGTTACGTCCGAAACGGCTCGTTTTATTCGTTAAAATAAATTCAAGAATGGCGTTGACCACTCCGACTTTAATACCGTGTTTCAATACGAGATCATCCACTTGCTTCACCAGCATTTCAACAGGTTCTTTCCCGTTAAGCAGATTTTTCATGAAATCATATGGCAATGTTTCATCAAAAGCCGGAATCCATTTTGACATATCCTTAACGGTAACTTTAAATGCAAGCGGTGTATCCATCGTAATTTTAGAAGCCTTCAACTGTGTTCCATCGCTTTCTTCTACAATACGGAGTGCTTCTAAAGCATTTGCAGGCGGGTTTAACATCCAGTTTCCAGCGATAGACTGCACAAAATTTTTCGTCAGTTTCCCATTGCTCTCATTATAGGCATACTCCATCAGCACATTGACTGCACCTACCGATAGGCCTTGCTGCAATACGAGTTCCTCGGCTAAATCAACAATAAATTTCACCGGCTTTTTCCCTTTATACAATGATTTCAGGAAGTAATAAGGAAGCGTTTTATCATAGTGAATCGATTGGTCATCTACTGTTAAATAATCTTCTGTCACTTTAATAAGGTTGCGTTCATTCCGCTTCTCAATATAGTCCAAGGCTTGCTCAGCTGATTTGATTTGATTGTACCGGATTTCAGATGCCAGCGCTTCTACAAACGATTCCGGCAAGTTGCCTTTTGTCGAATCCCATACATGACGAATGATGACGTTTGCCACTTCAATCGGGATATCATAAGAACTGTAAAGCGATTCTGCTAGTTTTACATGCCCTGAAAATGGTTCTTCACCATGTGTCAAAATCAGCAAATACTGATAAGGTGTAGAATTTTTAAAGTCAACGAGTGCAGGGTCAGGAGAATCGGTTTTCGAGTTATTATTTTCTTCAACTTTTTTCAAGTCGTCATTCGTAACCGTAATTTGAGATAGATTTTTCGACTTACGATCCCGGTAACTATGTTCAGCTTTTGCAATTTCCATTGTATTTCCAGCGGTTTTCGCACCTTTTTTCAGCCAGTTGTTCATGACAACCTTCATAAAGTTTTTATTATAATTCAATTCATCATTCATTGAAATATAATGGATCAAAACATTCAATGTGCCGTAAGAGACCCCTTTTCTAATGAAATTGTTAAATTCCATTACAATGGATTCCGGGGGCAAATAACCATTAAATTTTTGGAAAACTTCAATCGGTGAGGTTTTTTCCAAATACTCAATTAAACCTTCTTTATCATTTATATTTTGCTGTTTTTTTGCAGGAGCGGTATTAACTACTTCTACTGAATGGAAGATGTCCTGTTTTCTGACCAGTTTGGGCTTTGCGACACCTACGTTCAGCTGGTAGTATTCTTCACAGCGTTTTTCAAGCTCTTTTTTCGTTAATCCTTCATCTGTATCCCATGCGAGTAACACGATTCTTTGCATATCCGTAACAGAGAAATTGTACATAAATGCTAATTTGGCAATGGCGATTTTAATATCCAGTGTAAACAATCTACTTGGAATTAAGTTTTGGCTCATGCCCATCATGAAGCCTTTGAAATCAAATAAGTCATACTCAAACGGGTACGACATTTTTGAACGTTCATTTACCGAACCTGTATTTTCCTGCATAACTTGCTTTAGCTCAGCTTCCGTTATTGCAACAAATGCATCATTAAAACTGCATGTCACATCCTTGTATCCATGTAAAGAAATATCATGTTTCGTTAGTTTACTTCTTAACGACTCATACTGTTCACGGCCGATTTTTCGTAAAAGCGCTACAGAAAGAATTGAATCGTCAAAGAAGTCATGGCCCGTCAATGGCGGATATAAAATATATTTCATCGATTTATAGGAATCCATCATCTTTTCAAATGTCTTCACTAAACCGATTGCTTCTAATACAATTCTTGCTTGCAGTAATTGCTTCGGTTTAAAACTTAATGAATCGAGCAGGTTGCTGTGAAAACAAGTAGCTTTTTCGTGTTGCTGTGTTTCAACCCATAACTTTAAATATAGTGCGGTAGCTTCAACACCGATAATCGGCTGATAGCATAATTGCAATGCAAGCTGATGCTCACTAGTGATAGTTTGAGGGCAATGAATTTCACAATGGTCATATGGATTTAGCTGATTCATCATTACCATTTATCCCTCCTAACACTTATTTGTCGTTTGACTGACGGGTCATGATTTCTTTCAGTTCCTCAATAAATACAGTAATATCTTTAAATTGGCGGTAAACAGATGCGAAACGTACATAGGCTACTTCATCAATTTTCGCAAGTCGATCCATTACCATCTCCCCGACATCTTCCGAGCGTACTTCCGCATTACCTAATCGGCGCAGTTCTTTTTCAATTGAAAGAACGATCTCCTCTAATTGTTCTAATGCAACCGGCCGTTTTTCACATGCGCGAATTAGTCCTCGCAATACTTTTTCACGGCTGAACTCCTCGCGTGAGCCATCCTTTTTCACAACGATTAACGGGGTTTCTTCAATTTTTTCAAATGTCGTAAAGCGAAAGGCACATGATTCACATTCACGACGTCTGCGAATTTCTTTATTATCATCAACAGGTCTTGAGTCTACAACGCGTGTCCCATTGTATTGACAAGCTGGACATCTCATATAATAATTTCTCCTAAAAGTTAGTTTAATCCTATTATAACAAAAACAACGCGCTTGAAATAGTGCTTCACGCGCGTTGAAATTTTCCAATGGAAAGTCATTCAATTATATAGTGCATTGTTGCTTCACACAATAGAAAAAGCCTTTTGCAAAAATAATTTACTTTCTGCAAAAGGTTCTTTCTGTATCATTAAGGCGCGTGCTTATGCCTTTTTAAAATGAACAACCACACTTAATAAAGCAATAAATTATGCATTTACTACAGCTAATTCATTTGCAATTTTTTTCGTTAAGTCTACTACGCGAGCAGAGTAACCCCACTCATTATCATACCAGGCGATGACTTTCACTTTACGGTCACCTAATACAATCGTAGTTAAACCGTCTACAGTAGATGAGTATGTTGTTGTATTGTAGTCAGAAGACACTAATGGTTCCATAGAGAAGTTTAAAATACCGTTCATTTTGCCTTCAGCTGCCGCTTTAAATGCTGCATTTACTTCTTCTACTGTTACATCTTTTTCTACATCTACAACTAAATCTACTAAAGAAACATTTGGTGTTGGCACACGTAATGCCATACCGTGGATTTTCCCGTCCAATTCCGGTAATACAAGACGCAATGCTTTTGCCGCACCAGTTGAAGTAGGGATGATTGATGATCCACAGTTACGTGCACGACGTAAATCTTTGTGAGGATTATCAATGTTATTTTGATCGTTTGTGTAAGCGTGAACCGTTGTCATTAAACCGTTTACAATACCGAACTCATCGTTTAATACTTTTGCTACAGGAGCTAAACAGTTTGTTGTACAAGATGCATTTGAAATGACATCATGCTTTGTTAAATCCAACTTATCGTCATTTACACCTAAAACAACCGTAATATCTTCATTTTTACCAGGAGCAGTTAAAATAACCTTTTTCGCGCCAGCTTCAATATGTTTTGCTGCTTTATCACGGTCATTGAATTTACCAGTTGCTTCAATTACGATATCAACACCCATTTGAGCCCATGGTAATTTTAATGGATCACGTTCACTAACTAATTCAACACGTTTGCCATTTACAATTAAGGCACCTTCGACTGCTTCAACAGTTCCAGGGAACATTCCATGATTTGTGTCATACTTAATTAAATGTGCTAACGTTTCAGATGGATAGCTTGCGTTCACTGCTACGATATTCACGTCACCGCGCATCATTGCTTGTCGGAACACCATACGACCAATGCGGCCAAAACCATTAATTGCAATAGAAACTGTCATATTATTTAAATCCTCCTAAAAGTACGATTCATTCATTTTATTTATTCGATGATTAGTATAACACATTTTCTAAAAAGGTGAACATATTTAATACACTAAATTAAATTTGTTATTTTCAGATAATACATACCCGCAAAATTAAAACCTCAACCAACTTTTTAATAAAATTTGTTGAGGTTATTATTTTACTTCAGTACATTCCACTCATACAAAATATTTTGAAGCTGAATAGCTGTATCTTCCAGCGTGCAGTTATTATGTATAACCGCATCAGCTAACTTCTCTTTTTCTTTGACTGGAATCTGTGTTGCAATACGGGCGTTTGCTTCTTCTTCCGTAAAGCCGTTTCGTTCCATTAAGCGCTTCAGCTGCACCTCTTTGTTTACGGAAACAACAATAATTTTTTCAACGAAATGTTCCAGCTTACTTTCAAATAACAGCGGAATATCCATGAAAATATTTTTTTCGCCAAACGAGATAAACTCATCACGCTGACGCAGCATTTCTTCACGAATAGCCGGATGTATGATGCCGTTTAAAGTTTTTCGCATTTCTTCATTATGAAAAATCATACTACCCACTTTTGCCCTATCCATTGAACCATCCTGTGCTATGACTTCCGGTCCGAATGCTT
This genomic window contains:
- the thrS gene encoding threonine--tRNA ligase: MSEMIKLTFPDGAVKEFAKGTSTLDVAGSISPGLKKSTLAGKINGTLIDAKTGIEQDGAIEIITNKSDEALEILRHSTAHLTAQAVKRLYPDAKLGIGPVIDSGFYYDIDSPTPITAEDLPAIEKEMKKIISENIEIERKNVSRDEAQKIYEEVGDEYKLELLEAIPADDQVSIYYQGDFFDLCRGVHVPSTGKLKEFKLLSLAGAYWRGNSDNKMLQRIYGTAFFTKDELKHHLQMLEEAKERDHRKIGKELDLFMTSQTVGQGLPLWLPNGATIRRTIERYIVDKELSLGYKHVYTPVLGSKKLYETSGHWEHYQDGMFPPMEMDNETLVLRPMNCPHHMMVFKNGLHSYRHLPIRIAELGTMHRYEMSGAVSGLQRVRGMTLNDAHIFVRPDQIKAEFKKVVELILEVYKDFDLKDFSFRLSYRDPNNTEKYFDDDQMWETAQAMLKEAMDELGYDYFIAEDEAAFYGPKLDVQVKTAIGKEETLSTAQLDFLLPQRFDLSYIGEDGQPQRPVVIHRGVVSTMERFVAFLIEEYKGAFPTWLAPVQATIIPVSNAVHYDYAREVQEKLAAAGIRVEMDDREEKLGYKIREAQMQKIPYMLVLGDKEVAENAVNIRRYGSKDSETISFEQFLADITAEVKK
- the dnaI gene encoding primosomal protein DnaI, with protein sequence MTKKQVSTIEPIKDSLNKINIPSFEQKYNELKNRVLSHPSVKQFMNDHNMTENSAVIQYGMTTLFEFVEQKHTCCGAGSTSQCQNFYKGHVPQLMLSNGQINIIYRKCEQMIKEDDQRELASMMKTMYMPKDVLNADFNEMDMNDNSRMAATQFMVEFRKQYRETKELPAKGLYLYGTFGVGKTYILGAIANALSKERIQTLLVYMPEFIRELKSSVTEGSIEQKIDFVKKVPVLMLDDVGSEPISTWTRDEIIGSILHYRMAEKLPTFISSNFNYKQLEEQWSVTEHGAIDEMKSGRILQRVQALTTPLEITGTNRRK
- a CDS encoding DnaD domain protein, producing the protein MMNQLNPYDHCEIHCPQTITSEHQLALQLCYQPIIGVEATALYLKLWVETQQHEKATCFHSNLLDSLSFKPKQLLQARIVLEAIGLVKTFEKMMDSYKSMKYILYPPLTGHDFFDDSILSVALLRKIGREQYESLRSKLTKHDISLHGYKDVTCSFNDAFVAITEAELKQVMQENTGSVNERSKMSYPFEYDLFDFKGFMMGMSQNLIPSRLFTLDIKIAIAKLAFMYNFSVTDMQRIVLLAWDTDEGLTKKELEKRCEEYYQLNVGVAKPKLVRKQDIFHSVEVVNTAPAKKQQNINDKEGLIEYLEKTSPIEVFQKFNGYLPPESIVMEFNNFIRKGVSYGTLNVLIHYISMNDELNYNKNFMKVVMNNWLKKGAKTAGNTMEIAKAEHSYRDRKSKNLSQITVTNDDLKKVEENNNSKTDSPDPALVDFKNSTPYQYLLILTHGEEPFSGHVKLAESLYSSYDIPIEVANVIIRHVWDSTKGNLPESFVEALASEIRYNQIKSAEQALDYIEKRNERNLIKVTEDYLTVDDQSIHYDKTLPYYFLKSLYKGKKPVKFIVDLAEELVLQQGLSVGAVNVLMEYAYNESNGKLTKNFVQSIAGNWMLNPPANALEALRIVEESDGTQLKASKITMDTPLAFKVTVKDMSKWIPAFDETLPYDFMKNLLNGKEPVEMLVKQVDDLVLKHGIKVGVVNAILEFILTNKTSRFGRNQIQTLALNMQLKNILLAKDALAYIESNYKENKVDVKITEQDLPKYYPQDYVFTPELARYEKATPYVFTKELNEGHEPFAYVVATAEKLILHYKMIPAVVNYMLEYVMEKTEGALPEKYINSVANTWRNNKIQTINQAKIYTEMQDKKNKQRGARKVGVVPDWFKEKDQEPVQQANSSDTQNQIDFEEQRKKLLEQLNSD
- the nrdR gene encoding transcriptional regulator NrdR, whose amino-acid sequence is MRCPACQYNGTRVVDSRPVDDNKEIRRRRECESCAFRFTTFEKIEETPLIVVKKDGSREEFSREKVLRGLIRACEKRPVALEQLEEIVLSIEKELRRLGNAEVRSEDVGEMVMDRLAKIDEVAYVRFASVYRQFKDITVFIEELKEIMTRQSNDK
- a CDS encoding glyceraldehyde-3-phosphate dehydrogenase, coding for MTVSIAINGFGRIGRMVFRQAMMRGDVNIVAVNASYPSETLAHLIKYDTNHGMFPGTVEAVEGALIVNGKRVELVSERDPLKLPWAQMGVDIVIEATGKFNDRDKAAKHIEAGAKKVILTAPGKNEDITVVLGVNDDKLDLTKHDVISNASCTTNCLAPVAKVLNDEFGIVNGLMTTVHAYTNDQNNIDNPHKDLRRARNCGSSIIPTSTGAAKALRLVLPELDGKIHGMALRVPTPNVSLVDLVVDVEKDVTVEEVNAAFKAAAEGKMNGILNFSMEPLVSSDYNTTTYSSTVDGLTTIVLGDRKVKVIAWYDNEWGYSARVVDLTKKIANELAVVNA
- the coaE gene encoding dephospho-CoA kinase (Dephospho-CoA kinase (CoaE) performs the final step in coenzyme A biosynthesis.); translation: MIIGLTGSIASGKSTVAKMIESYGLPIVDADVVARKVVEPGTPTLKKIAEAFGPEVIAQDGSMDRAKVGSMIFHNEEMRKTLNGIIHPAIREEMLRQRDEFISFGEKNIFMDIPLLFESKLEHFVEKIIVVSVNKEVQLKRLMERNGFTEEEANARIATQIPVKEKEKLADAVIHNNCTLEDTAIQLQNILYEWNVLK